From the genome of Populus trichocarpa isolate Nisqually-1 chromosome 15, P.trichocarpa_v4.1, whole genome shotgun sequence, one region includes:
- the LOC7453755 gene encoding NF-X1-type zinc finger protein NFXL1, producing MSFQPRNDRRDNNNNRSSRFPTQKWVPRGANSSPAVDANTKPPSSSNSRCNGNGGGGAAHGWSGTAHHRYNKGGMAVNAPRGLVGRPRKGIERSEKTRELNDPNLPQLAQDIQEKLVKSTVECMICYDMVRRSVPIWSCSSCFSIFHLNCIKKWARAPTSVDLIAEKNQGFNWRCPGCQSVQLTTLNDIRYVCFCGKRRDPPSDLYLTPHSCGEPCGKPLEKEAPGADGSKEDLCPHNCVLQCHPGPCPPCKAFAPPRLCPCGKKIITTRCADRMSVVTCGHPCDKLLECWRHRCERICHVGPCDSCQVLVNASCFCKKKTEVVLCGDMAVKGEVKAEDGVFSCNSTCGKMLGCGNHMCDETCHPGLCGDCELMPARVRSCYCGKTSLQEERKSCLDPIPTCTQICGKSLPCGMHQCKGVCHSGDCAPCLVSVTQKCRCGSTSQIVECYKITSENEKFLCEKPCGRKKNCGRHRCSERCCPLSNINNQFSGDWDPHFCQMACGKKLRCGQHSCDDLCHSGHCPPCLETIFTDLTCACRRTSIPPPLPCGTPPPSCQLPCSVPQPCGHPASHSCHFGDCPSCLVPVAKECVGGHVILGNIPCGSRDIRCNKLCGKTRQCGLHACGRTCHSLPCDTSSGNETGTRASCGQTCGAPKRDCRHTCTALCHPHAPCPDVRCEFLVTISCSCGRMTASVPCDAGGSNGAYNDTVLEASILHKLPASLQPVESTGKKIPLGQRKLMCDDECAKLERKRVLADAFDITPPNLEALHFGENSAVTELIGDLYRRDPKWVLAVEERCKYLVLGKSRGTTSGLKIHVFCPMLKDKRDAVSLIAERWKLAIYSAGWEPKRFFVVHATSKSKPPPRVIGIKGTTTLSSHPPVFDVLVDMDPRLVVSFLDLPREADISSLVLRFGGECELVWLNDKNALAVFNDPARAATAMRRLDHGSLYHGASVVPQNTGASVASPANNAWAVAGTAMEGTVAALKGTSWKKAVVQETGCKKYSWSGEEWSDGGSADVQASAWKGKEAPIVASINRWSVLDSEKADSSSAASVKMEDPAKQVAGSLSSSGLESNASTSSASRQPAMQSGGVSREEDLSVVVDDWEKAYD from the coding sequence ATGAGCTTTCAACCCCGAAATGATCGAagagacaacaacaacaacaggtCGTCTAGATTTCCCACCCAGAAGTGGGTTCCGAGAGGAGCTAATTCTAGTCCTGCGGTTGATGCAAACACCAAACCGCCTTCGAGTTCCAACTCTAGATGCAATGGAAATGGTGGGGGTGGTGCTGCTCATGGGTGGTCAGGAACAGCACATCATAGGTATAATAAAGGTGGTATGGCTGTGAATGCACCTAGAGGTCTTGTGGGTCGGCCTAGGAAGGGGATAGAGAGGAGTGAGAAGACTCGGGAATTGAATGACCCGAATTTGCCGCAGCTTGCACAAGATATTCAGGAGAAGCTTGTGAAGAGTACGGTTGAGTGTATGATTTGTTATGATATGGTTCGGAGGTCTGTGCCTATTTGGTCTTGTTCGAGTTGTTTCTcgatttttcatttgaattgtATCAAGAAATGGGCTCGTGCCCCGACTTCTGTTGATTTGATTGCGGAGAAGAATCAAGGTTTTAATTGGCGGTGTCCGGGATGTCAATCTGTGCAGCTTACGACGTTGAATGATATTCGGTATGTTTGCTTTTGTGGGAAGAGGAGGGATCCACCTTCGGATTTGTATTTGACTCCTCATTCGTGTGGAGAACCTTGTGGAAAGCCACTTGAGAAGGAGGCTCCTGGTGCTGATGGGAGTAAGGAGGATCTTTGCCCTCATAATTGTGTCTTGCAGTGTCACCCTGGGCCATGTCCTCCTTGCAAGGCCTTTGCTCCACCACGCCTGTGTCCTTGTGGGAagaaaataatcacaacaaGATGTGCTGATCGGATGTCTGTTGTTACCTGTGGACACCCATGTGATAAGCTTCTTGAATGTTGGCGTCATCGATGTGAGCGGATTTGCCATGTTGGTCCCTGCGATTCTTGTCAGGTGTTGGTCAATGCTTCATGTTTCTGCAAGAAAAAGACGGAGGTTGTTCTGTGTGGTGACATGGCAGTGAAGGGAGAAGTGAAAGCTGAAGATGgtgttttttcttgcaattctaCATGTGGAAAGATGCTGGGTTGTGGAAACCATATGTGTGATGAAACTTGTCATCCAGGTCTTTGTGGCGATTGTGAGTTAATGCCTGCCAGGGTCAGGTCTTGCTATTGTGGAAAAACAAGTTTGCAGGAGGAAAGAAAGAGTTGTTTGGATCCAATTCCAACATGTACACAAATATGCGGCAAATCACTTCCTTGCGGGATGCACCAATGTAAAGGGGTGTGCCATTCTGGGGATTGCGCACCTTGTTTGGTTTCTGTAACCCAAAAATGCCGTTGTGGATCAACCTCTCAAATTGTGGAGTGTTACAAAATTACTTCAGAGAATGAAAAATTCTTGTGTGAGAAGCCTTGTGGTCGAAAGAAGAACTGTGGAAGGCACAGGTGTAGCGAGCGATGCTGCCCTCTTTCCAACATTAACAATCAGTTCTCTGGTGATTGGGATCCGCACTTTTGTCAAATGGCCTGTGGGAAGAAGTTAAGGTGTGGACAGCATTCTTGTGATGATCTTTGTCACAGTGGCCATTGTCCTCCTTGTCTTGAAACAATTTTCACTGATTTGACATGTGCGTGTAGGAGAACTTCCATCCCTCCTCCATTGCCTTGTGGTACACCTCCCCCTTCATGTCAGCTCCCATGCTCAGTCCCTCAGCCTTGTGGCCATCCAGCTTCTCATAGCTGTCACTTCGGAGACTGCCCATCTTGTTTGGTGCCTGTAGCTAAGGAGTGTGTTGGTGGGCATGTGATTCTCGGGAACATACCCTGTGGGTCAAGGGATATCAGATGCAACAAACTATGTGGTAAGACAAGGCAATGTGGTCTGCATGCATGTGGAAGAACTTGTCATTCACTGCCTTGTGATACCTCATCTGGAAACGAAACTGGCACGAGAGCTTCTTGTGGGCAGACATGTGGTGCCCCTAAGAGAGATTGCAGGCATACTTGCACTGCACTTTGTCATCCTCATGCTCCTTGTCCTGATGTCAGATGTGAGTTCCTTGTCACAATTAGTTGCTCTTGTGGCAGGATGACAGCATCTGTTCCTTGTGATGCTGGGGGGAGCAATGGTGCTTATAATGACACTGTTTTAGAAGCTTCCATTCTCCACAAGTTGCCAGCATCTCTTCAACCAGTGGAATCAACTGGAAAGAAGATTCCTCTTGGCCAAAGAAAGCTTATGTGTGATGATGAATGTGCCAAGTTGGAGAGGAAAAGGGTTCTTGCTGATGCTTTTGATATCACCCCTCCTAATCTGGAAGCTCTTCATTTTGGTGAGAATTCTGCAGTGACAGAGTTGATTGGTGATCTGTACAGGCGTGATCCAAAGTGGGTGCTTGCTGTGGAGGAAAGGTGCAAATATTTGGTTCTTGGCAAGAGCAGAGGAACCACTAGTGGTCTTAAGATTCATGTTTTTTGCCCTATGCTGAAGGATAAAAGGGATGCAGTTAGTCTGATTGCTGAGAGGTGGAAGCTTGCAATTTATTCTGCTGGTTGGGAACCAAAGCGTTTTTTTGTAGTTCATGCTACATCCAAATCCAAACCTCCACCTCGTGTGATTGGGATTAAGGGTACGACAACTTTAAGTTCCCATCCACCAGTTTTTGATGTTCTTGTAGACATGGATCCCAGGCTTGTTGTATCTTTTCTAGATTTGCCGAGGGAGGCAGATATAAGTTCACTGGTCCTTAGGTTTGGTGGGGAATGTGAATTAGTTTGGTTGAATGATAAGAATGCACTGGCTGTATTCAATGATCCTGCTCGAGCAGCTACTGCTATGAGAAGGCTGGATCATGGATCATTATATCATGGAGCATCTGTGGTTCCTCAAAATACTGGTGCATCTGTGGCATCACCAGCTAATAATGCCTGGGCAGTGGCAGGGACTGCAATGGAAGGAACAGTTGCAGCTTTGAAGGGAACTTCGTGGAAGAAAGCTGTAGTGCAGGAGACTGGTTGTAAGAAATATTCATGGAGTGGTGAAGAGTGGTCTGATGGTGGTTCTGCAGATGTTCAGGCTTCTGCATGGAAAGGGAAAGAAGCTCCAATTGTGGCTTCGATTAACCGATGGAGTGTCCTAGACTCTGAGAAGGCTGACAGTTCATCTGCTGCCTCTGTCAAGATGGAAGATCCCGCAAAACAAGTTGCAGGAAGCCTTTCCAGTTCAGGTTTGGAATCAAATGCAAGCACTTCCAGTGCATCAAGGCAGCCTGCAATGCAATCTGGAGGAGTTTCAAGAGAAGAAGATTTATCTGTGGTGGTGGATGATTGGGAGAAGGCTTATGATTGA